A window from Onychostoma macrolepis isolate SWU-2019 chromosome 07, ASM1243209v1, whole genome shotgun sequence encodes these proteins:
- the LOC131544981 gene encoding uncharacterized protein LOC131544981 isoform X1, producing MALEVLHIKMALTRDRYFISTGTGSFNLTIMHLEEYDFATYYCAVGFLNVIKFGEGTVLLHKESDGMRRTTVLQQPVSDRLHPGDSVTLQCSVISQICAGEYSVYWFRHSSGHSDPGIIYTHYNRSDQCMERSENGSPTQSCVYSLSQTELTTSDAGIYYCAVATCGQIHLGNGTKLIIKDLVIWNPITLILATLNIMTMFVIIILLIVIQKIHIRDALNHPRNQWKQDSIPPGAGLDTPALRIGDKMIQNSCPCGDIFWSP from the exons ATGGCTCTGGAAGTGTTACATATCAAAATGGCTTTAACAAGAGATCGATACTTTATCAGTACTGGAACTGGCTCTTTTAATTTAACCATCATGCATTTGGAAGAATATGATTTTGCAACCTACTATTGTGCTGTGGGTTTCTTGAACGTTATTAAATTTGGAGAGGGGACGGTTCTTCTACATAAAG AGAGCGATGGAATGAGAAGGACCACGGTTCTCCAGCAGCCAGTATCCGACAGACTTCATCCAGGAGATTCAGTGACCCTGCAGTGTTCGGTCATCAGTCAGATCTGTGCAGGAGAATACAGCGTCTACTGGTTCAGACATTCATCAGGACATTCTGATCCAGGAATCATTTACACCCATTATAACAGGAGTGATCAATGCATGGAGAGATCAGAGAACGGCTCTCCTACGCAGAGCTGTGTCTACAGTCTCTCTCAGACTGAACTCACAACATCTGATGCTGGAATTTATTACTGTGCTGTTGCCACATGTGGGCAGATACACTTGGGAAATGGAACTAAGTTAATTATTAAAG atttagtCATCTGGAATCCAATTACTTTAATCCTGGCAACACTGAACATCATGACCATGTTTGTGATTATAATTCTGCTGATAGTGATTCAAAAGATCCACATTAGAG ATGCCTTGAATCATCCTAGAAATCAATGGAAGCAG GACAGCatccctccaggagcaggattggacacccctgccCTACGTATTGGGGACAAAATGATCCAAAACTCttgtccttgtggggacattttttggTCCCCGTGA
- the LOC131544981 gene encoding uncharacterized protein LOC131544981 isoform X2 — MALEVLHIKMALTRDRYFISTGTGSFNLTIMHLEEYDFATYYCAVGFLNVIKFGEGTVLLHKESDGMRRTTVLQQPVSDRLHPGDSVTLQCSVISQICAGEYSVYWFRHSSGHSDPGIIYTHYNRSDQCMERSENGSPTQSCVYSLSQTELTTSDAGIYYCAVATCGQIHLGNGTKLIIKDLVIWNPITLILATLNIMTMFVIIILLIVIQKIHIRDALNHPRNQWKQIMDIDTLNQEETRVRYTQFIMR; from the exons ATGGCTCTGGAAGTGTTACATATCAAAATGGCTTTAACAAGAGATCGATACTTTATCAGTACTGGAACTGGCTCTTTTAATTTAACCATCATGCATTTGGAAGAATATGATTTTGCAACCTACTATTGTGCTGTGGGTTTCTTGAACGTTATTAAATTTGGAGAGGGGACGGTTCTTCTACATAAAG AGAGCGATGGAATGAGAAGGACCACGGTTCTCCAGCAGCCAGTATCCGACAGACTTCATCCAGGAGATTCAGTGACCCTGCAGTGTTCGGTCATCAGTCAGATCTGTGCAGGAGAATACAGCGTCTACTGGTTCAGACATTCATCAGGACATTCTGATCCAGGAATCATTTACACCCATTATAACAGGAGTGATCAATGCATGGAGAGATCAGAGAACGGCTCTCCTACGCAGAGCTGTGTCTACAGTCTCTCTCAGACTGAACTCACAACATCTGATGCTGGAATTTATTACTGTGCTGTTGCCACATGTGGGCAGATACACTTGGGAAATGGAACTAAGTTAATTATTAAAG atttagtCATCTGGAATCCAATTACTTTAATCCTGGCAACACTGAACATCATGACCATGTTTGTGATTATAATTCTGCTGATAGTGATTCAAAAGATCCACATTAGAG ATGCCTTGAATCATCCTAGAAATCAATGGAAGCAG ATCATGGATATTGATACCTTAAACCAAGAGGAAACACGAGTCCGTTATACCCAGTTCATCATGCGCTAA